A single region of the Lotus japonicus ecotype B-129 chromosome 4, LjGifu_v1.2 genome encodes:
- the LOC130713997 gene encoding uncharacterized protein LOC130713997, which translates to MNKFPKIILYISFSFHVLTNLSITEFHSSSYRFRFLPNSFLGSTMLKRKGRGRPKGTSLQKKVKTSADNEAVILDNPSNVLEVDPEFTEEQEADTNVPKKRGRGRPKGSSLQKKVNNSADDEVVIPDNPSNVLEVDPEFREELEEGTDLPKKMGRGRTKKSRAQICQQSARSSLNSHLSPSNMPEIVPQGEEPEDAVMPKEMRRGRPRGSRAQNYQKSADGKDISSNLSNQMEVIPGYNEDSETVMPKEKRRGRPRGSRAQNYQKNADGKDISSNNSEADTSVRPMRKRKVRGRSRGLTVQMKRQQSADGKLDVIIHPTRLVAIGPGRNDFITDLSVIVRKNARLNVHKWRQVTQNTRDAIVQDVLENWRLEDTGLVRKAIIDEAGRLYRNWRNRLHDYYLMFETKEEALKHVPDDVIDSDWKVMVDYFSSPKFEIMSMKNKANKAKQLMNHACGRKAFQAVSYDARDPVTGKEPDFQTLWQLTHIKSNGEWVDEASKEIHDKAAEQINEKLSLVENSQDEPETNEPEIINTVFKTLVGRKSYMQGFGSELRPSCSIGAQQLRAELAAQKTETENARKECDEVRAKLADVESQLEEERRKREELEVRLLDRQNEMQAINSQVQTAIQSALTQFLPVPPTKTTEAETSSEHSTKILELEAQLHEAEDVITDIRSELDRYRLGYGR; encoded by the exons ATGAATAAATTTCCCAAAATTATACTATatatttccttttcttttcatgTTTTGACAAATTTGTCCATTACTGAGTTTCATTCATCGAGTTACCGCTTCCGATTCCTGCCG AATTCATTTTTAGGTAGTACCATGCTTAAGAGAAAGGGAAGAGGGCGGCCAAAAGGGACAAGCCTTCAGAAGAAGGTTAAAACGAGTGCAGATAATGAGGCGGTAATTCTTGATAATCCATCAAATGTGTTGGAAGTTGATCCTGAATTTACAGAGGAGCAGGAGGCAG ATACAAATGTTCCTAAGAAAAGGGGACGAGGACGGCCGAAAGGGTCAAGCCTTCAGAAGAAGGTTAACAATAGTGCAGATGATGAGGTGGTCATTCCTGAtaatccatcgaatgtgttgGAAGTCGATCCTGAATTTAGAGAGGAGCTGGAGGAAG GTACAGATTTGCCAAAGAAAATGGGACGAGGACGAACAAAAAAGTCAAGAGCTCAGATTTGTCAACAGAGTGCCCGCAGCAGCTTGAATAGTCACCTCAGTCCTTCAAATATGCCGGAAATTGTTCCTCAGGGCGAAGAACCAGAAGATGCAG TTATGCCTAAAGAAATGAGACGAGGACGGCCAAGAGGGTCAAGGGCGCAGAACTATCAAAAGAGTGCTGATGGGAAGGACATCAGTAGTAATCTATCAAATCAGATGGAAGTCATTCCTGGATATAATGAGGACTCGGAGACTG TTATGCCTAAAGAAAAAAGGAGAGGACGGCCAAGGGGATCAAGGGCGCAGAACTATCAAAAGAATGCTGATGGGAAGGACATCAGTAGTAATAACTCGGAGGCTG ATACAAGTGTCAGGCCTATGAGAAAGAGAAAAGTAAGAGGACGATCAAGAGGGTTGACTGTTCAAATGAAGCGTCAACAGAGTGCTGATGGAAAGTTGGATGTTATCATCCATCCTACTAGGCTGGTGGCTATAGGTCCAGGCCGCAATGATTTCATTACCGATCTCTCTGTTATTGTTCGCAAGAATGCCCGGCTTAACGTGCACAAGTGGAGACAGGTTACACAAAATACTAGGGATGCAATAGTACAAGATGTTCTG GAAAATTGGAGACTTGAGGATACAGGTCTAGTACGGAAGGCTATTATAGATGAAGCAGGCCGTTTATATCGGAATTGGCGCAACAGGCTTCACGATTATTATTTGATGTTTGAAACAAAGGAGGAGGCCTTGAAGCATGTCCCAGATGATGTCATTGATTCTGATTGGAAAGTCATGGTTGATTATTTTAGTAGCCCTAAATTTGAG ATAATGAGCATGAAAAACAAGGCAAATAAGGCAAAACAGCTGATGAATCATGCTTGCGGGAGAAAAGCCTTTCAAGCAGTTAGCTATGATGCT CGGGATCCAGTGACTGGAAAGGAGCCCGATTTTCAGACATTGTGGCAGTTGACACACATTAAGTCAAATGGCGAATGGGTGGACGAGGCATCCAAGGAAATCCAT GACAAGGCTGCTGAACAAATCAATGAGAAGCTATCCCTGGTAGAGAATTCTCAGGATGAACCGGAAACAAATGAACCCGAAATTATTAATACTGTCTTCAAGACATTGGTTGGGAGGAAATCATACATGCAAGGTTTTGGATCTGAACTGAGGCCATCATGCTCTATTGGAGCTCAACAGCTGCGGGCTGAACTAGCTGCCCAAAAGACAGAGACAGAGAATGCTAGGAAAGAATGCGACGAAGTCAGAGCTAAACTTGCTGATGTTGAGTCTCAACTGGAGGAGGAGCGGCGGAAACGAGAGGAGTTAGAGGTTCGTCTACTTGATCGTCAAAATGAAATGCAGGCGATCAACAGTCAGGTGCAGACTGCCATCCAGTCTGCATTGACTCAATTTCTACCAGTACCACCG ACAAAGACAACTGAAGCAGAGACCTCATCAGAACATAGTACAAAGATCTTAGAGCTTGAAGCACAACTCCATGAGGCAGAGGATGTGATAACAGATATTAGATCAGAATTAGATAGGTATCGCTTGGGTTATGGAAGGTGA